The Anopheles gambiae chromosome 2, idAnoGambNW_F1_1, whole genome shotgun sequence genomic sequence CATGATAGACATGCTGCGAAAGTCCCCACACACAGTCCTCAGCACTGCTATTTATTCTTTTGACTGTTTGTTTAGCATACAATAATGACTCCACATTCCTTCGATCCTTTCCTGAGTAAAAAACAACCGGCTGGTAACATCGATCAGACAGACACGTCGGACGACGGACGATCTTCGAGCCTCGCCACGGCAGCCGCGAGGCCAACGTTGAGGTTCTgagttttaattgaattaagcTTGATTAAAATCATGCTCCGGGCTACACTGCCAGCCGCTTGCCATTGAGAAAGATCGACTTGTAGTTCCGTCCAACATGATGATGCGTCTTCCACTCGATCGTGGCACGGAAATATGGTTATATGGTTTGTCAATGGGCATCGTTGTTGATGCTGCACCATCCAGATTCCATGCCGGATTAAGCACGAGCAACACAGCATGATGGGTATGCGGGTGCGCTCACAAACATGCATGCGACAGCTATTTTCTCTCCCCTACAAGCCGTGAAAGACCGTTGAATGTTCCGACGCGTACACACTCGTTCCAGGTTTGGCATATAATGTACACACAGGCCGCTTACTGAattacacaaacactcacacgcacgAGTTTTATATCGTATCTTGCCCGGGAGAAAGTTTCGCCAATTTATTATGactaaagaaagaaaagtacACACAATAAACAATCGCAATGGTTTGGTTCGAGATATGGGCTGACAATGATATTTGTGCACTTTCCCCTATTTGCTTAATTTATACCCCGAAATACCTCGAAATGGAGGAAGGTTCGCTTCTTCCCTTTCGATGATAGCTTCGTTTCCTGTGATAAGCCGTAAAATAAGATATTGTGCCTTAcctaacttttttttctgtttttgttttggtaaacGTATTTACatgtatttctttttcttcttctttcctttccaatTACAGCTCGAGAGAACGTCATGGGATTATAGCACGGTGACACTTTCCCGTGTGACCGGCTACGGGTTCGGCATAGCAGTTTCCGGCGGCCGTGATAATCCACACTTTGCCAACGGTGATCCGTCGATCGCGGTTAGCGACGTGCTGAAGAATGGTCCCGCCGAGGGCCAGCTACAGTGAGTGCTTTCTTGCGTGTTTCGTACAAATAGGAAATGGCAATATGTTGACAAACGGTCCCGTCAACATTTACATCCACTTTGCATGCTCactcgatctctctctctctctatctcttcttCACAGAGTTAACGATCGCATCATTTCCGTGAACGGTGTGTCGCTGGAAAACGTAGAGTACGCCACGGCCGTACAGGTGCTGCGTGACAGTGGCAACACGGTGACACTGGTGGTGAAACGGCGCGTACCAAATCACAGTCTGATGCATCCACTTCCTGGTGCGAATATGCACGGCATGGCTGggcccggtggtggtggcggcggcggcggcggtggtggtatcGGTATGTCCGGTGGACCACCAGGGGGACCCAGTGCTGGTGCGATGGGTGTGGGCATGCCGGCTGGCGTAGCTGGCATGAATtcccatcagcatcagcacaGCATCAGCTCCACTGGTCTGGGGCTCGGTGCGAATAATGGATCTCAGCAGCAAATCAAAGTGATCGTCacgaaggcaaacaaaaaggaCGACTTTGGTATCGTGCTTGGCTGCCGATTGTTTATTCGGGTAAGCTGATGGAAAGGcaaaaatggtttgttttggatGTGAGCGTGGGTCTAATGCGCGATACCTTCATGCTTCTTCTCCGCAGGAAATATCTTCCAAAACGAAAGATCAGCTGGCGGCCAACGGGTACTCGCTGCAGGAAGGTGATCTGGTGACGCGCATCCACAACACCAACTGCAACGACTCGATGAGCCTGAAGGAGGCGAAGAAAATCATTGACGGTTGCAAGGAGCGGCTAACGCTCGCGGTGCTCCGTGAACCGAACGGCATTGCCGGGGGCTTTGGTGGGGGTgcagccggtggtggtggtaccgcTTCCGGTATGCAATCGCCCGTCTACTCGCACACAGCCCAGGTGTCCAACTGTAGCAACATGGACGAGAACTATCTCAACGGGACCGGCGGCGGTTCGTACTCTGGTCAGAATTTATACGTACAACCCCCAACCAGACCGTCCGCGATGAGTACGCTGCTGGCGGACGATAAAAGCAATCTTACACCGCGGGGCCGATCCAGGGGACCGCTGACGGATATATcgctgcagcagctcgatcGCCCCAGCACACCGCCGGGAACGTCCAGTCGGACGGCGGACGGGGCAGGTCATTCGCGATCGCGCAGCGTTGTCGATGAGCCGCCGAGGCCACCGCCCCCACGGGGAGAAGACTTCTACGCCACGCGCCGTCAGCTGATGGACGAGAAGCCACCGACTACCGAACCGCGGTACATCACATTCCAGAAGGAGGGCTCGGTCGGTATCAGGCTAACGGGCGGCAACGAGGTCGGCATCTTTGTGACGGCGGTACAGCAGAACAGCCCCGCCTCGGCCCAGGGCCTGGTGCCGGGCGACAAAATCCTAAAGGTGAACGATATGGACATGAACGGAGTTACCAGGGAGGAGGCCGTCCTCTTTCTGCTCAGCCTGCAGGACCGCATCGAGCTGATCGTGCAGTACTGCAAGGAGGAGTTCGACAGCATTACCGCCCAGCAGCGCGGTGATTCGTTCCACATCAAGACGCACTTCCACTGCGATGCCCCGACAAAGGGCGAGCTGTCGTTTAAGGCCGGTGACGTGTTTCGGGTCATCGACACGCTGTACAATGGTGTGGTCGGTGCCTGGCAGGTGCTGCGAATTGGACGCGGCCACCAAGAGCTCCAGCGGGGCGTCATTCCGAACAAGGCACGAGCGGAAGAGCTCGCCACGGTGCAGTTTAACGCGAGCAAGAAAGAGCTCAACGCATCCGAGTCGCGCGTAAGCTTCTTCCGAAGACGCCGCTCGACGCACCGCCGCTCGAAGTCGCTGTCGCGCGAAAACTGGGACGATGTAGTGTTCTCGGACGCCATCTCCAAGTTCCCGGCGTACGAGCGGGTCGTGCTGCGCCATCCGGGCTTCGTGCGCCCGGTGGTCATTTTCGGCCCGGTGGCGGACATAGCGCGCGAGCGATTGATGAAAGATTTCGCCGACAAGTATACGGCCCCATTGCAGGACGACGATAAGGGCTCGTCCAAGTGCGGTGGCATTGTGCGCCTGTCGAACATACGCGACATCATGGACCGGGGCAAGCATGCGCTGCTGGACGTGACGCCGAATGCGGTCGACCGGCTGAACTACGCCCAGTTCTACCCGATAGTGATATTTTTGAAGGCGGACACCAAGCACACAATCAAGCAGATGCGCCAGGGGCTGCCCAAGTCGGCGCACAAGAGCAGCAAGAAGCTGTTCGAGCAGTGCCAAAAGCTGGAACGCGTCTGGTCGCACGTCTTCAGCACAACGATCAATCTGAACGATCCCGACACCTGGTACCGGAAGCTGAGGGACTcgatcgatcagcagcagAGTGGTGCAGTGTGGATGTCCGAGACCAAGGTAAACCCATCCTGCTGCCCCCTTCCGTGGCGTCCTATGGTGGTAGTGGTTGATATgggatttctttctttctttggagTAGTTGGTACTTGGTGGGAGAGTTTGTGGGATAGGACATTTTTTCTCTTAAATTTCAGATTTCATACCGAATACACGAGTGCGTGTAAATCGTTCATACATAAGAACGCTACATGTTGGATAATTGTGttcaattttatatttaaatttgacGTTACATGCGGTGGAAGTACATGCACATCTTGCTGAGCTGATATAGAATCATGCCTAATTACGTTacattgtttcttcttttcttacaTTTATCATTTGGTGTTGGTCGGTGTACGTGCGGTCCTTCTTAAACTTTCCTACTTTTGTTCGTGTCGTTCGTGTTTCTTGCCATCCCTAAATCATGATTCCTAACATTCGCTAGCGGGTGGAATTGGCGTCCGATATCTTTCTACCCTATCTTCCTCCTCCATGCCCACTGTCGTGCTGTAACTATGTGTCCCCTCTACCGCCTGCCAAAATTAGTGTTGGAGCAATGTCCAGAAATCCCTACCGCTACTCGCTACCCGCTTCAAGcttcaacaactcgctgaccGCCCACTCAGTCCCCATTGCTGCACAATATGGACCACAGCCTAATTACGCTAACCACTTCAATGCTATCAAACCTATCGCATCCATTCCCACGCAATCGCTGCAAAACTGTCGACCAAACACTGTACTCGGTAGTGAgatcggtggtggtgctgctgctgctgctgctcaaatGATGCATTCCGATGCCCGGATGGCATCCCCGTCGGTCGGCGGACGACGACCGGGAAGGATGGGCTACAGCGCTGGGTTGCATCATTCGACACCAACGATCCGGCGCTCGACTGTCAGCCTGCATGCATCCTCGTCCTATGGTGGTAAATCGTCTACAGCAACAACCGGCAGCTCGGAACAGCTGCTGTATGACGACGAACAACCAGCGGCGACGATAGGCATTGACAACAGTGGCCGATCGACTAATGCCACCGTTCACGCTACCCCGTACTATCACAATCCCGACCACTTGCAGCTGCACGATCGTACTCGATCGTACACAAATGTTACTAATGCTACTAACAATGGTCATGGCGTTGGAAATGGCTTCGAAAACGAGTATTCCATTAACGGCTCTAGACCGGCTGCGGCCGGTGGTTCTTTGCGTGGCTCTAACAACCTAACCTCCGTTGATGTTAACGGAAATCACGTACAAGATCAAAACCAGTTCATTGCTTACATTGATAACTAACGTAATTGAATGCAGCTTACGGGTTGCTGCCGTTGGATTATTTTCATTCGCTGGAAGGTTTACAATACTTGTGTACAATTTATAAACGAATAGCACTTTGATGTATTATACACACTTGTTTAACATGCGTATCACCAGCCTTAGCATTACTAACAATGTTTGCATGCTCCTATTAGGGTATTGTTATCATTTCAATACTTCAATATTCTCATGATTGACCTTTGAACGAATCTAACAGTGTGATtttttctgtctctttttaatttcatataTATACTCATTCGACATACGCTTCTACATATGAAAAACACATTACTGTGTGCCCAAAAAATACTGTCCCCCGTGGCTGTACAACGAAACAACAATCGTGTTTGTTGAAACTAACGCCAAACATACATTTATAAACGCTACATCTACTATACTAtatccgtgtgtgtgcgctgaaaatcccttcccttttttatAATGATTGTATCCTTTCCCTTGTATAATTATGCTATTCAATCATGCTCCTTTTTGTCGCGAACAATGCGGTACTCAACCTGTAACGCTATCCCCGTCGTATGTGAATCCACCCCTCCCTTTCCTATCCGTTGTATTTGTGGGCCGGTTCTGTCATCAACCCGCAGCCGGTAGAATCCCTGTCCGATGATTTCCTTTTCCCCATGACCACATCCCGTCTTTCTTACGCCTCGAGCCCCGAGTCGGACCTGGAGCTGAGTCCGGGCCCGTCAGCGTCACTATCGCTGGGCAACTTGCCACAGTTAGTGAAATCCAGCTCCGATCCATCGATTGCCACTAATCAGGATAACTTGGATAGGGATAGAGAACTCGGTGACGGCATGCCACCACCATACACGGTAAGCTAACAGCATCTCCATTATATGGTTTACGATATCTTTATATTTATACCAGACTGAGTATGCTGAATAAGGATTTCCATTCTTTAAATTATGCattctttcatttctttcatatttgcaaaatatgtaTCGGCCAATGCTGTGTCCGTGGCGGATCATAATTTGTAAAAGTCACAATTCGTTATTAATATCAACATCATTCTCTCTAATATTAAGTCATTCATCCTCATTTGGCTAATGTGTGACTAAAATATGCATACGTTAAATAGAACAAGAAAATAgtagattaaataaataacttttCTCTCCAATtacctccctctctctttacGGCTACATCGCACGTAAAGAATCCCTACGAACATGGGCCACACTCTCGGCGAATGACCGTGGATAATAAGTACGGATTTTCATCGAGCAAAAATGGAGTAGGAGGCGGACCGTCCATGAACCCTGAAGATGCCATTTACGGTTCTTCCACATCACGACCAGCGCCACCACTTCAGGGAACAGCGAATGGGCCACATTTCGGTACAGGTAAGAGTCTGCCGGCTTTGCACATAACGCTCAGTCCAACCATTTGCCATCGTGTCCATTGCACAGTTCCAGATCTGCCACCCCGTATTGATAGAGCGTCCAAACCGGCGAACGCCCCCGGTGCGCCCAGTACGTCCGGTTCTTCCTTGCCATCACGCAACTCAAGCTCGGGCGGAACGCTCGGCCGTTCGGCACAGGAACGATTGTTCGGCAATGGCAAGCAATCGTCCACCGATGCGCTGCATGATCCCACGTCGTCCGCGCAGGATGAGTACAGCAGTAGAAATCAGCTGCTGGGGCTCGGAGCAGGCGACAAGCGGCCAACGCTTCCACCGATGGTGAACGGAGGAACGACAGCACCCGGCGCTGCTAGTTCGCTAGAGCGTAACCCGAATGCTAACACATCGCTGGATcgtagcggcggcggtggcggtggcggtcgcTCAGCTGGCCATCATCATCCCGGCAACAATCCACAAAACACATCGGGCAAAGCGAACGGATCTTACGACAGCGTTTCCAGCTACGATTCGTACAACACGTCATCGCAGCTGACCGCACAGAATATGAGGTTAGGACCCAATGCACCCGATGATCTGAAATCGGTGCCCAAGTAAGTCTATACCGAATTTCCGCCTGGCAAgcaatggtttattttttgtttcacttttggACTGCTTGTTTATTCTAGCCATTTAAATTTGCTTTCAAATTAGACTGTTTAGTTCATTCCTTAAGCGTTGATATTCTTTTAGTTGTTTGTACTATAGAAGTGCCTTGTAAAATTTGTGTCGAATATGGTTGCCACAAATtctaattttatattttcctcTTTGCTCCCAATTTTTCTCATCGTTGTAGCAGTCGCAATGGAGCCCATGCAATGGGAGCAAATGTTTCCGGGTTGTCAGACTATGGGCGGAATCCTGCGCTAAATAACGCCCCGTCCGACATGCTACTCACCACGGCTAGAAGTAACTATAACGGTTTGTTATTATCATGTCGATGAGCAACGACCAACATGCACAGTAAATAATGTTAATTATATTTCTCCTTCAAGGTACAGGAGTGCATGAAACATTAACGCAACGGAACTCGGGCGATCGTACGGCCGGAGGTATGAACATGCCCCAAAGACCAACCAATCTTGTGCTTGACAGTCCCAGAAAGCATATTATTGAAACGAAAACGGATTACGGGAAGTATAGGTAAGCAACACAATtgcatttatgtttttttttcgatataCTGCATATATGTTGTTAGGCTCGAACGATCATGATGTAGGTTAGTACCGCCGGCGGATTCGAACGATATGATTGatggctttgtttttctttcatgctGCATTATTACGTATTGTTCTTGCGAACTGATGAAGGTCGCGACAACAGATGCGGGAATATCTGTTTATAAACAAATCGCAACCCAATCTACACTACCACACAATGTGCTGCCCGCACAGGCGTAGATTAGTTCATTCCAAGTACGATACCCTAGTTTGAGCGCTGGACGTTTCCGCTCGGCAGGAAAGCCACGGAAAGCCACGGTTCAATTGTTTCTAGTTCCACTATTATTTGCAATGTTTCCATTTATCTGCGGGACTTCTTCCGTTTTGGACTGTTCAAAGGTATTTTCATGCGAATTATGCGGCTTTTGGTCATACTGTTCATGCGTTCCTTCATTTTAGAAAGCACCGAttgttatttcattttatgttttataaatGTTGTCGTTTTTTATCTTGTCTACACTTCATCACACCATTCTATTGAGCAATGTCACATGAATGCCCCCTTTATCCCGGTTTCAGCTTCCGGTAACTTTTTCCCCACTTCCCAGTTAGTTGAACACGCGTACAACGCTCACCATTGTATGAACATGTTCAGCTGTGCACAAATTGTTTAAACACATCCCATGGTCTAATTAGAGCTATTTTTAGAGCATCTTGGTTGAACGAGGTTTTGAATCACCATAACTAACTGAATTTATCTAtgtctttgttttattaatcGGTATAGTCGAAATAATTCAGCATCGCAGGCAGATTACTCCAAACCTAACAAAGGACCGTCGATGATTGGCTCGCCAGGACCGCCACCGGGTGCGATGGGAGCGAATATGGGCAATGGCGCACCGTTTAAGCCTGTTCCACCGCCTAAACCCAAAAACTATCGGCCTCCTGTTGGAGGTTCCGGTAGTAACGGCGCCGGAATGCACCATTCCGGACAGTGGGATAATGGGGTAAGCATAATGTTTGTAAAGCTGATTGTGAAGAGGCATCTATTAATGGTTACACTATTTTCACATTCTACAGGAACCGATTTCACCTCGCTCGCCGGATGGTTTCTATTATCCTCCCATGGCGTCATCGCATTACCATCAGGGCATGGCTCACAATGTACCAAGCTCGCCGAATAACGGTGGGTCCCACGCACCGGGCATGCATCCGTACAATCCGTACACGGTCGGCAATGGTGCGAACGGTGGCAACGGAGGCCCCATGTACAACGGAAACGCCAACGGTAGTCATTCGTATATGAGCAATGGTGTCAGGGACATGGGGGCAATGGGGGCAAGCAATGGTTATAACAACGGGAACGCACAATACCCCTACGGCAATACTTACATGCATAGAGGTAATGGGGCTGGAACTCATGGCATAGGTAACAACACGCATTTACATTTACACtcgcaatacacacacacccgcacactGACCAACCAAATAGTTCGAAACTCTTCCACTAACCCTTCGTACCTACCATCACCTTGCCACTTATCAACCTTATATCCCCCATTCCTTTCCTTGACATGTATGATTTGTCCTTTAATTCTTAAATGCATGATTCAGTGGAAATGTTCAACATCGCAAGCAATCCAAAGGGAAAGCAAACTCTTTTATGATaagattttaaataataaaaccacACAACATATTCGGGGTACAATAACGTAATAACGCCTTTGTGAATACTTTCCAACACCTAccatttgatttaaaataataattacctATAGCTATCTGTTGCACAGCCAACCTCACTTCATGTTTCCACTAGAAAGCAAATATCAGTTGGAGGAGTCTATTTTCATTTCTTAACTCATGCATTTAAGCGTTGGAATGCCTTTTTTCTTTACACGTGGCTTACAGAATGAGACTAATCAATAATGTTTGCTCCCTAGGCAACATGCCAGCATTACATCCCTCCGATCGACACGCACTCGATCTCGCCGGTAGCCGAGAGCAACGCGGATCTGCCTTCGAGCTATACCGCAAACCGCAACTGGGTACGATGGTTGGGCACCACCACAACATACGGTAAGTACTGCACACATTGCGTTACTTCCTTCACATTTGGCCTCACATTTTTCTTCGGATTCATTCCCTCGTTTGCTAACTCAAATCTGCTCCCAAGGACGGACTTAACTTTCCACTGCTACCATTACATACCTCGATAGAAGAAGGACCATGCGATCTTACcgacatttgtttttttttcctttactAACTGTACGAGGCTTTACCGGAAAAAGACATATCGTACAAACTTGTACGAAGACCGTGGCAAAAACACGACCGTGTCATACTTTCGTGTCGCACTCTATACAAGCATGTTGTACTTTTACTACATCAGCTACATGGTGGACTAAGGAAACATGGACATACGTGCCTGCATTCGTATCTAACCACGGCAAATGGCGTTGTGACTTATACAGCTATTATACTAACTATAAAAAGTTTATCGAGAATATTGTTAAACGCTTTTTCCTCTCGCGGCCATACTTGACACTTGTTAAGACCTCCTGCGACTGGTTAATTGATTCGCTTTAAATCGCTTTCATAATGCGTCCTTACTTACGACATACGACTAAATTACGTACGACCGTTGACCGGTGCCAATAAAGGAGCAAAACTCTTTGTCTAAATTCAACGACACAACACATCCCCTATCGAATCCAAACATCTTTATCATTCTACCCTTTGAAGCAACGATGAACATTGGAAAATTCAAGTCAACCGTTTTACCTTTCCGCACGACACAGATCGCACTAACTTTTACcctcatttttgttttctttttctgtctgAGCagtgtatttaaaaaatattctacTTTGTGTATTCTACCGTTAGTTGGTTGCCAACTTTTCTACTCCCAGTGATGGCCTTTCAAGACTCTTTTGCTTAATATAGTTACTGCTTCTAAAAGCTGGTATCGTTGAAAACTGTCTTTAAAATAGCATAACGATGGCATGTACATAATTGCTGACTTTCTTTGGAGGAATggattaaaaacaaaagaagaataTGTAATAAATGAgtggctttttgttgttttgagattgaaaaaagtcaaaattttaaacagaagaaaaacagcGGCGCTGCTTTAGCTCGCCTTTTCCAACCGCCTGGCACTTACATACTAACCAACAGCTTCACATGTTTTCTgcaaataacatttaaaatacTGCTTTTATTGCGGTCACAATCCACAACCAGGCAAAACGAGTACATTGGCTAGACCTTTGTGTATGAGATGTGAAGCTTGCCATAGTTTCATTTGCCTTTTCTTCCAAAGTTTTCTTTAACCCGCTGGTTATCGTTTCTACTCTCTTTTTCCGTACTTCCGTTTCTCTACATACTAATTACCATTAGCTAGTGGTATTTCctcctaaatgtatgcaatcggcTAAACAGGACGGGCTTAGGTAAATGTTAATGTAGTAGGCTGATGGGAATAGGTTAATTTGTATTACGTATTAAATATTGAACGAACGTATGGTtgtgctgtgtatgtgtgtctgcgtgtttgtatgtgtgtgcgtgagtatGAGAGTGGTTGCGTTTATATTTCTGCTCCATATTGTGTGTATCGAGCATAATGATCTGTACTTTGAGAGCTCTTCACGAAAGCGCGAATAGATCGTGCTACATTCGTATCTGTTTTTTCGAACGATTAGCTATGATAAACAAGAACTGAACGTTGCGTTTTCCACTGGAACCCAATATATCTGATAGCATagaaaagcgaacaaaacaaatgggggaaaaagttAGTGCATGCAGTC encodes the following:
- the LOC1274206 gene encoding tight junction protein ZO-1 isoform X9, producing the protein MMMDMLGSPSGGNQLPNNHFHSDSQLERTSWDYSTVTLSRVTGYGFGIAVSGGRDNPHFANGDPSIAVSDVLKNGPAEGQLQVNDRIISVNGVSLENVEYATAVQVLRDSGNTVTLVVKRRVPNHSLMHPLPGANMHGMAGPGGGGGGGGGGGIGMSGGPPGGPSAGAMGVGMPAGVAGMNSHQHQHSISSTGLGLGANNGSQQQIKVIVTKANKKDDFGIVLGCRLFIREISSKTKDQLAANGYSLQEGDLVTRIHNTNCNDSMSLKEAKKIIDGCKERLTLAVLREPNGIAGGFGGGAAGGGGTASGMQSPVYSHTAQVSNCSNMDENYLNGTGGGSYSGQNLYVQPPTRPSAMSTLLADDKSNLTPRGRSRGPLTDISLQQLDRPSTPPGTSSRTADGAGHSRSRSVVDEPPRPPPPRGEDFYATRRQLMDEKPPTTEPRYITFQKEGSVGIRLTGGNEVGIFVTAVQQNSPASAQGLVPGDKILKVNDMDMNGVTREEAVLFLLSLQDRIELIVQYCKEEFDSITAQQRGDSFHIKTHFHCDAPTKGELSFKAGDVFRVIDTLYNGVVGAWQVLRIGRGHQELQRGVIPNKARAEELATVQFNASKKELNASESRVSFFRRRRSTHRRSKSLSRENWDDVVFSDAISKFPAYERVVLRHPGFVRPVVIFGPVADIARERLMKDFADKYTAPLQDDDKGSSKCGGIVRLSNIRDIMDRGKHALLDVTPNAVDRLNYAQFYPIVIFLKADTKHTIKQMRQGLPKSAHKSSKKLFEQCQKLERVWSHVFSTTINLNDPDTWYRKLRDSIDQQQSGAVWMSETKPVESLSDDFLFPMTTSRLSYASSPESDLELSPGPSASLSLGNLPQLVKSSSDPSIATNQDNLDRDRELGDGMPPPYTNPYEHGPHSRRMTVDNKYGFSSSKNGVGGGPSMNPEDAIYGSSTSRPAPPLQGTANGPHFGTVPDLPPRIDRASKPANAPGAPSTSGSSLPSRNSSSGGTLGRSAQERLFGNGKQSSTDALHDPTSSAQDEYSSRNQLLGLGAGDKRPTLPPMVNGGTTAPGAASSLERNPNANTSLDRSGGGGGGGRSAGHHHPGNNPQNTSGKANGSYDSVSSYDSYNTSSQLTAQNMRLGPNAPDDLKSVPNSRNGAHAMGANVSGLSDYGRNPALNNAPSDMLLTTARSNYNGTGVHETLTQRNSGDRTAGGMNMPQRPTNLVLDSPRKHIIETKTDYGKYSRNNSASQADYSKPNKGPSMIGSPGPPPGAMGANMGNGAPFKPVPPPKPKNYRPPVGGSGSNGAGMHHSGQWDNGEPISPRSPDGFYYPPMASSHYHQGMAHNVPSSPNNGGSHAPGMHPYNPYTVGNGANGGNGGPMYNGNANGSHSYMSNGVRDMGAMGASNGYNNGNAQYPYGNTYMHRGNGAGTHGIGNMPALHPSDRHALDLAGSREQRGSAFELYRKPQLGTMVGHHHNIRDMEPMMSIHEFNQHQQHLMHQERMRQLQQQPLPPIPRPPPPTSRGPYPGHDPSLPPELPAKPPKKNILKSPLKAIKNAFIKSTRPLRRQVSLAGDSDKKSLRPILKRQHSMMEPRSARMRMPDQQHQQLYDQQRSMYAQEMQQQAYYNDPRYGSSYQGPYSPQPNRSYQRHEPYYPKDGNSTYQNLEMESMYGNSQGRGGYYDQQSEGPGYYPTDENLYANRALIELERSRAPLGPGATVSTLGRRIVRRHSMADRTAPSPSFNQLNRRRMGSERAPHHASIVDHHRTAMANANVSRGSSAHDESIYQSKSGSFLYNEAREHNRRAFEDPVYQSRREMHRDHLYQSKQQMQDRIQQSRMVEMVAPAQTQPQPPHGSSPASGNGSSSVGGTTTSAASDRFLRSQGLTGGGGTASGSNSSSPNSPSSSSCKSGYSSSRNGGEMRERRTQMRDQIYQSRKEAMESMAEPVYVSRRELKHEPIYESKNENESASVASAGGAVDAPVSEMQGLRLNLPEPFAGENSGQKAKTEQPEASSKHTTPSTPSTGRKPQDLSAPLAAEEDDDVEDDEEQHEQSDERTLTVSNQNDSVFEKLAMGVVPSPGSPVATSSPVPSALGTPKSIRATHISNFLKRTAPPVMPPPPPPPTALNRPSLPPSEEAGPATAAVYASRTSIETQYTSTATGSQMSLPIGPPNATSTPFASELSLGLPPPRQPITRRGLFDASGGSLADPIWNVSLQIPPGAIPPGVQQEIYFTVTDPRLSESVGGPPLDMENGETMLSPLVMCGPQGTEFLKPVTLNIPHCAGRTASLGLSLKATDSEKNLQTDWEDIDLPSNTAAHTVSVKVDHF